A region from the Bacteroidota bacterium genome encodes:
- a CDS encoding LPXTG cell wall anchor domain-containing protein, with product MKTTGIIILIAGIGLTAFTSFKFFTKEKVVDIGALEITRDKPHYMNWSPLLGIALIGIGGLVLWQGTKK from the coding sequence ATGAAAACTACAGGCATTATTATACTCATCGCTGGCATCGGCCTAACGGCTTTTACCTCTTTCAAGTTTTTTACAAAAGAAAAAGTAGTTGATATAGGTGCGCTAGAAATTACCAGAGACAAACCACATTATATGAATTGGTCACCGCTACTGGGAATCGCTTTGATTGGTATTGGTGGTTTGGTGTTGTGGCAGGGCACAAAAAAATAA
- a CDS encoding lmo0937 family membrane protein, translating into MENLLYIIAVILVIGWAIGFLGFHAGGLIHILLVIALIAVLFRIIRGKSL; encoded by the coding sequence ATGGAAAACCTACTCTATATCATCGCCGTCATTTTAGTCATTGGTTGGGCAATCGGATTTCTTGGCTTTCATGCCGGAGGGCTTATTCACATCCTTTTGGTCATAGCTCTGATTGCGGTCTTGTTTCGGATCATTAGAGGCAAAAGCCTTTAA
- a CDS encoding citrate synthase, protein MAETATISLEGKSYEFPVITGTENEKAIDISKLRGQTGYVTFDEGYRNTGCTVSNITFLDGEKGILRYRGYNIEDLAEKATFLEVAYLLLNGELPNQKQLSNFEHMVSQHTLVHENLMKVFEVFPTGSHPMGQLMTMISALSSFYPESPSPNQRPEASNLTIIRLLAKMPTICAMIQKKGKGHPILYPQNKYDYVSNFLHMTFGNVTEEYKADPVVVSAMNTLLILHADHEQNCSTATVRIVGSSHANLYASIGAGVAALWGARHGGANQEVLEMLEYIRDKDKGDVKKAIAEAKDKKRLLYGFGHRVYKNFDPRAKIIKKAADNVLAKLGKKDPLLEIAKELEEAALNDPYFIERKLYPNVDFYSGLIYKALGFPTPMFTVLFALGRLPGWISQWKEMREKNEDIGRPRQIYNGPVQRPFVGIKDRK, encoded by the coding sequence ATGGCAGAGACAGCAACCATTTCGCTCGAAGGAAAATCTTATGAATTTCCGGTCATCACAGGTACCGAAAACGAGAAAGCAATTGATATCAGTAAGTTGAGAGGGCAGACAGGTTATGTCACCTTTGATGAAGGATACCGCAACACCGGTTGCACCGTAAGTAATATTACTTTTCTCGACGGAGAAAAAGGTATTCTGCGCTACCGTGGATACAACATTGAAGACCTAGCAGAGAAAGCCACCTTCCTCGAAGTAGCGTACCTCCTGCTGAATGGCGAACTGCCCAATCAAAAACAACTATCTAATTTTGAACACATGGTTTCGCAGCACACATTGGTGCATGAAAACCTGATGAAAGTATTTGAAGTTTTCCCGACCGGTTCGCATCCTATGGGACAGTTGATGACCATGATTTCTGCTCTTTCCTCTTTCTATCCTGAATCTCCCAGCCCAAATCAAAGACCGGAAGCTAGCAACCTGACTATCATCCGTCTTCTTGCCAAGATGCCTACCATCTGCGCTATGATTCAGAAAAAAGGAAAGGGGCATCCGATTCTTTACCCACAGAATAAATACGATTACGTTTCCAACTTCCTGCACATGACCTTCGGAAATGTGACTGAAGAATATAAAGCAGACCCTGTTGTGGTAAGTGCTATGAATACTCTTTTGATTCTTCATGCCGACCATGAACAGAACTGTTCAACAGCAACCGTGCGTATCGTTGGTTCTTCTCATGCCAACTTGTATGCTTCGATTGGTGCTGGTGTAGCGGCCTTATGGGGTGCGCGACATGGCGGGGCAAATCAAGAGGTGTTAGAAATGCTCGAATATATCCGCGACAAGGATAAAGGCGACGTGAAAAAAGCCATTGCTGAAGCTAAGGACAAGAAGCGCTTGCTGTATGGATTCGGTCACCGGGTGTACAAGAATTTTGACCCCAGAGCTAAAATTATTAAGAAGGCTGCTGATAATGTATTGGCTAAACTTGGCAAGAAAGATCCGCTGCTCGAAATCGCCAAGGAATTGGAAGAAGCAGCTTTGAACGATCCATACTTTATCGAAAGGAAACTTTATCCAAACGTTGATTTCTACTCCGGCTTGATTTATAAAGCTCTTGGATTCCCAACTCCTATGTTCACTGTGCTTTTTGCCTTGGGAAGATTACCCGGATGGATTTCTCAGTGGAAAGAAATGCGCGAAAAGAATGAAGACATCGGTCGCCCGCGCCAGATATATAACGGCCCGGTTCAAAGACCGTTTGTTGGGATTAAGGATAGGAAGTAA
- a CDS encoding CsbD family protein, which yields MNTTEVKGNWHEQKGKLKQKFAELTDDNLMFAEGKKEEMSGRVQIKLGKTKEELHKILSEL from the coding sequence ATGAATACTACAGAGGTAAAAGGAAACTGGCACGAGCAAAAAGGAAAACTGAAACAAAAATTTGCAGAACTGACCGACGATAATTTGATGTTTGCCGAAGGCAAGAAAGAAGAAATGTCGGGCCGCGTTCAAATCAAATTGGGTAAAACAAAAGAGGAACTGCACAAAATTCTTTCTGAGCTTTAA